ACGTCCTCACGCCACGGGGGATGAGCGCTCGCTCCACGTAGCCCAAGACGAAGTCGGCGCACAGGGCGAGCATGGCCGCGGGCAAGGCCCCCGACAGAATAAGGTAGCTGTCGTTCAGCTGCAGTCCGGTAACGATGGGGTCGCCCAACCCACCCGCGCCGATGAACGCCGCCAGCGTGGCGACGCCGATGCTGATCACCGTAGAGGTTCTGATGCCGGCCATGATCGCGCGTGTCGCCAGAGGCAACTCCACCTTCGCGAGCAGCTCCCTATCCCTGAGCCCCATGCCCCGGGCAGCCTCCAGGAGATCGGGGTCGACATCTCGGATTCCGCTGTAGGTGTTGCGGATGATCGGAAGCAGCGCATAGAGACACAGGGCTGCGACCGCGGACCGGGCGCCGAGGCCCAGTCCCGGTACCGGGATCATGAACGCCAGCAGCGCCAGGCTTGGGATGGTCTGA
This is a stretch of genomic DNA from Pseudomonadota bacterium. It encodes these proteins:
- a CDS encoding ABC transporter permease, which encodes MLPFLWSRRDVTLRLALQHLGLTVLAVALAVIVAVPLGIVLTRKTRLVPVVMGGAGVLQTIPSLALLAFMIPVPGLGLGARSAVAALCLYALLPIIRNTYSGIRDVDPDLLEAARGMGLRDRELLAKVELPLATRAIMAGIRTSTVISIGVATLAAFIGAGGLGDPIVTGLQLNDSYLILSGALPAAMLALCADFVLGYVERALIPRGVRT